The Flavobacterium faecale genomic sequence TTCAAAATATAGAAGAGTTACTGAACGGTATAAAAGATTTCACCGAAGGACAAGTCGAAGTTGACGGAGCTAGAGGATCATTGGAAGAATTTATGGAAGATGTAGCCTTGGCTACCGATCTAGACAATGATACAACAGACCAAGATCGTGTGGCATTAATGACGATTCACTTGGCCAAAGGGTTGGAATTTCCGCATGTATTTGTGGTAGGGATGGAAGAAGATTTGTTTCCGTCTGCAATGAGTATGAGCACCCGTAGTGAACTAGAGGAGGAGCGTAGGTTGTTTTATGTAGCGCTCACACGTGCAGAGCATCAAGCGTATCTTACCTATGCGCAGTCTCGTTACCGCTGGGGTAAATTGACCGATTGTGAACCTTCACGATTTATAGAGGAAATTGATAGTCAATATTTGGAGTATTTAACGCCGCCAGAGAGTAATTATCGTTACCAGTCAACGATCGATAAAGATATTTTTGATGATGTTGATAAATCAAAATTTAGATTATCAAAACCAGTTGCAGGAAAACCACCGGTAAAAAAATCTCCAAATGATCCTAGTTCAGAGATGAATGTTAGAAAGTTAAAACCAGTAGGCGCAAATGCAAGTAATTCGCAAGCCAATTTGTTTGATAATCAATTGACTATAGGTAATATCGTCATGCACGAACGTTTTGGAAAAGGGCAGGTTTTAAATTTAGAAGGGATTGCTGCTGATAAAAAAGCCGAAATTAAGTTTGAAGTTGGTGGTATCAAGAAACTATTACTACGCTTTGCAAAGTTGGATATTATTGGTTAAATTAGTAAGTAAATCTACTAACTGAATGAAAGCGTATTAGACTCTGAAACGTTTGGTCTATTCAAAGCTATAGAAGCTAGTTTTTGTCATTGAGTAATCGATAAAATAAGACTACTGACTGTTAATCTAATAAAAAATATCACGATTGATAGAGTAGATTATTCAATACAGCTATTCTCTGCAAAATGTCTACGCCTTTTGATAGGTGTAGAAACAATTAGTTATAAAGGATACAAATAAAATGCAATTGGAGGATTTACCTTCAGTTAGAACAACTAAGAAAACGAAAAAATGGCAGAATTTATAAAAATATACGAAGATAAACCTAGTGAAGCAGCTATAGCCAAAGTGGTTAAAGTACTGCAAGCAGGAGGTTTGGTCATTTATCCAACAGATACGGTTTATGGTTTAGGTTGTGATATTACCAACTCAAAAGCATTAGAGAAAATTGCAAGAATAAAAGGAGTGAAGCTTGATAAAGCTAATTTCTCATTCATCTGTCACGATTTAAGTAATCTCTCAGATTATGTGCGTCAGATTGATACGGCAACTTTCAAAATTTTGAAGCGTGCTTTGCCTGGGCCTTATACATTTATTCTTCCGGGTAATAATAATTTACCCAAAGAGTTTAAAAAGAAAACTACGGTGGGTATTCGTGTTCCAGATAATAGTATCGTTCTTGAAATTGTACGTCAATTAGGGAATCCTATTGTGACGACCTCTATTCGTGATGAGGATGATGTTGTGGAGTATACGACAGATCCCGAATTAATTTTCGAAAAATGGCAAAATCTTGTTGATATGGTAGTCGATGGCGGTTATGGAGATAATATAGCCTCTACCATTATTGATTTATCTGAAGATGAGCCTGTAGTTATTCGTGAAGGAAAAGGAAGCTTGGATATTTTATAGGTCCGAAACTAGATAATACATAAAAAAACTCGCAAATTCATATTTGCGAGTTTTTTTATGCTGAAAAGTGATAGTTTTATTGAGGTATATTAATGTTTTACTTTGATGGTACGTTTTCCTATTTGCAAGATTATCAAGGCAGTAATGGTTGTTGTTGCCATAATAATTGTCATAGGTACCATAGAGTTAATTACAAATATACCTACTGCAAATGAAGCTATTGCTCCAAGTCCTAACTGTATCGCTCCCATTAAGGCAGATGCACTACCTGTATTTTTGGTAAAAGGGGCTAATGTTAATCCAGCAGTGTTTGGGTTTGAAATTCCCAAACAACCTAAGTACATAAATAGTAAAGCAATCGTTCCACAAAGTCCCAATAGATTATTGATGGCAGCAATCAAAAAAGTGATTATGATTACAGACTGCGTTAATAAGGCACCAAATATCATTTGCTCACTAGTGAATTTGCGCAAAAGTAAAGAGTTTAATTGACTTGCACCGATAAAACTACATGACATGAAAGCAAATATCCAGCCGTATAATTTTGCATCTACTGCAAAAATATCCATGAATAAAATTGGAGAAGCGGCTACATAGGTAAATAAACCTGAAAACGAAATAGCTCCTGTAAAGGCATAAGTATAAAATTGAGGCTCTTTTAATACTGTCCAAAAATTCTTCAAAATAGGTTTTGGCTTTAAAGAAATCGTGGGATCAGGCGTGTAGGTGTTTGGTAACCCAAAATGTGCTGCTAGCAAAATTATTATCCCTAAACACATTAAAATCAAAAATACAGGTTGCCAACCATAACTAGCGGTCACATAACCACCAATCGTAGGCGCAAGCATAGGAGATAAACCTACTACAAGCATTAGCATAGAGAAAACTTTTGGTATCTCTTTTACGGGAAATAGATCACGCACCATTGAGACAGATGCTACAGTTGCGGCGCAACTACCAACGGCTTGAATAAATCGTAATCCGATAAAAGTATCGATATCTGGAACAAAAACACAACCAAGAGAGGCAAGTATGTAGACTAAAAGCCCGATAAATAGTGGAATCTTTCTTCCAAAACGGTCTAATAGTGGACCATAGAGCAACTGTCCTGCAGAAATTCCTATAAAATAGCTTGATAATGTCATTGCAACTTTTGCAACAGTTGTATTTAAATCTGTGGCAATACCTGAAAATCCTGGTAAATACATGTCAATTGAGAAGGGGCCAAGTGCAGTTAGTCCACCTAATATTAAAATTATCTTAAAATTATTAGCCTTTATCATTAAATATTTTTTTATTTGTAGTACCAATGAAATATTTTGACACATTACCATTGATTATATTATGTTTATGTATTGATGTTAATGATCTGTTAAAATTAAAAAAGACATTAAACCAATTCAAGTTTGTTTATTCTTATATTGAAAGATGTGATAAAATAATTTTAATAGTTTAAAATCCAATAGTAAAAGTTGTAGTCGTATACAGTTTATTTTAATTTTAAAATTACATTTTTTAAGATAAATATAATTTGGTTAGTTTGGCGATCCGTTCCTTTGAGCGGATCGTTTTTTTTTTATAAAAAAAAATAAAGAGATAAAAAAAGCTGTCTAAATAGACAGCTTGCTTTTAAACTATAAAACTAATTAATTAGTCTTGGTTGATTGTTTTTCTGTATGGAAAAGCATTGAAAATGTGTCTTTTTGCAAAACGTCCAGGAGAATCTGCATTCACCATCTTTACATAAGTTGCTTTTGGTACACTAATGTATTCGTATACACTACCGTTAGAGAAATTAATGATTAATCTACCATCAGTAAATTTATAATCAGTAATTGTCGCTGTTGAAGTAGTTTCAGTGTATTCTGGTAAATTTGCTTTAATTGTTTCAGGATTGATACTTACCAAAAAGTGGTATGCTTCAATAATTCTTTTACTGTTTTCTTCAGCTTCTTTAAGACCAGCATCATCACCTTGAAATTTATCAGGATGTGAATCTTTCATCGCATTACGATAAATGGTTTTAAGTTCTTTTAATTGTACTGTTTTATCTACACTTAGTAGTTTGCGGTATTCAACTATTTTTTTCATAAATTAAGGTAACTGCTTGTCTTTTAATGTGTAAATTGTTTTTTTTTAATTTTAAAAATCAACAATTTTTTGCAAAGGTACACTTTTTTTTAACTATTCAGAGTTCTTGGCGAAATTATTCATCACAAGCACGCTAGGATAGGGTAGTGTATCGTTTATTTGTTTTCAGGTTTGTTATTGGCCTTGTCAAAGTTTTTTGACTTCTTTGGGTATTTGTTATGGCTAATATCACTTGGGTTTTCGATGATGGTTTTTATTGTAACCATGTCACCTACAACATGTTTAGCAACGACCATTTGATAATCTAAAAGATATTCACCACAAAAAAAATTGTTGTTTTCATCTTTTTCTATCACACCTGTATAAACTCCTTTTTGTAGCATTTTTTATTTTATTTGTATTGTTATCTAAAGCAAAATCGAATGCAAAGATAGTTATTATCTAGAAACTAATATTCTCTTTTGTGGTTTCTTGTTATATTTGCGCATGGAAAAAATCTTCAGACCGAGTCCAAATTCGTTTAAAAATACATTTTGTGAATTCACAGAGGTTATGCCTTTTGAGTTAAAAGGATTAAAATGCCAGTTCGAAAGCAAAGCAGGGAGTTCCTATTATTATACCGAAAACGGAATGTATCGTTACTCCAATCACTGGGGGAGATTGGCCAATAGTAAGTGGCGCTTGATTGCGCTGGATCCAGAAACAGTGGAGAAAAAGAAGCTTGGTTTTGCTCCTTGGGATAATTTTTATCCTGACAATGCCGAAGATGAATTATATTATATTGAGGTCGATTATATCAATAATCTTGTCAATTATCAGCACAAAAATTGTCCGAGGTATGACCGCAAAGCTATTTTGCGCACCAGTTTTGAAACGACCAAAAAGATCAAACAAATTCGTAACCTGCAACAGTTAACTTCTTGGGCAAAATACTTTGACTATGAAGACATTGATGATTTAAGAAAAGAAATTATAGAACAGCTCATTTATACCAATAAAACATTAGAGCAAGTTAAAAGTAGTTTATTATCATAGGTTTAAGTGGTTGCGATAGCTATTAAATCTTCAAGTTTAACGGGTTTAGACATATATCCCAAAATGGAGCTATTGCATTTTGCTTTTTCTTTATCTTCAACTGCAATGGAAGAACTTGAGATATAAATTAAAACTGACTCTAATTTTGATTTGTCCATTAATGCTATTTCCTGCATAAAGCCCCAACCGTCCATAATTGGCATTTCGATATCTAGTAAAATAATTTCAGGTAAAGAAGGATTGTTTTCTTCTATGGCAACTTTTAAGGCTTCAATTGCTGACTTTCCGTTAGCAAAGGAAGAAATAGTAGAAAATAAATCCGATTTATGGATTATTTTTTTCATTATGATTTGATAAATAGGATCATCATCGATCAGCCATATAGTTTTCTTCATGAAATGTAAATTTTAAATGTTGTCCCAATATTAGGCTTGCTTTCGACCGTTATTCTACCCCCCATTGCCTCGATTTGATTTTTTGTAATAAATAGTCCAATACCTTTGGATTCGGGGTTGTTCGTGAATTTTTTATACATACCAAACATTTTATCTCCTTGTTTTTCTAAATCAATCCCAATTCCATTGTCGGTAACTGTTAGCACTGTAGTGTTATCTTCTTCTACTACATCAATACTTATTTCAGGTACTCTATCTGGATGGCTGTATCGTATCGCATTGGAAATCAAATTATACAAAATGCTTTCAAAATAAGCTGGATTGTAACGTAAACTAATATTATCTCCAATTGAAGTCTGTATAGCAACTCCTTTTAATTTAATTTTATCAGATAAGATTTCGATTGCGTTGGCAATATACTCGTTTGGTTTTATATTTTCTATGACTAATCCTAAATTGGATTGAATATTTACAACTTCGTTTAAGTTTTCTAAGGTTTCATTTAAAGCATTCGATACATTTTGCAACAAGCATACATATTCTTGTATTTCTTTCTCTGAATCAGCAGTCTGAATTAAATCGGTTAAGGATATAATATTGCTTGTATGTGATCTAAGATTATGTGATACAATATAAGAAAAATTAAGTAATCTTTTGTTTTGTTCTGTAACTAAATCGAACGAATTATGAAGTTCATATTCAGTAAGTTTAGTTTTAGTAATGTCAATCATAATACCTCTAAGGCAACTTGCCCCATCTTTGTCTTG encodes the following:
- a CDS encoding response regulator, whose amino-acid sequence is MKKTIWLIDDDPIYQIIMKKIIHKSDLFSTISSFANGKSAIEALKVAIEENNPSLPEIILLDIEMPIMDGWGFMQEIALMDKSKLESVLIYISSSSIAVEDKEKAKCNSSILGYMSKPVKLEDLIAIATT
- a CDS encoding KTSC domain-containing protein — its product is MKKIVEYRKLLSVDKTVQLKELKTIYRNAMKDSHPDKFQGDDAGLKEAEENSKRIIEAYHFLVSINPETIKANLPEYTETTSTATITDYKFTDGRLIINFSNGSVYEYISVPKATYVKMVNADSPGRFAKRHIFNAFPYRKTINQD
- a CDS encoding L-threonylcarbamoyladenylate synthase — encoded protein: MAEFIKIYEDKPSEAAIAKVVKVLQAGGLVIYPTDTVYGLGCDITNSKALEKIARIKGVKLDKANFSFICHDLSNLSDYVRQIDTATFKILKRALPGPYTFILPGNNNLPKEFKKKTTVGIRVPDNSIVLEIVRQLGNPIVTTSIRDEDDVVEYTTDPELIFEKWQNLVDMVVDGGYGDNIASTIIDLSEDEPVVIREGKGSLDIL
- a CDS encoding multidrug effflux MFS transporter, with translation MIKANNFKIILILGGLTALGPFSIDMYLPGFSGIATDLNTTVAKVAMTLSSYFIGISAGQLLYGPLLDRFGRKIPLFIGLLVYILASLGCVFVPDIDTFIGLRFIQAVGSCAATVASVSMVRDLFPVKEIPKVFSMLMLVVGLSPMLAPTIGGYVTASYGWQPVFLILMCLGIIILLAAHFGLPNTYTPDPTISLKPKPILKNFWTVLKEPQFYTYAFTGAISFSGLFTYVAASPILFMDIFAVDAKLYGWIFAFMSCSFIGASQLNSLLLRKFTSEQMIFGALLTQSVIIITFLIAAINNLLGLCGTIALLFMYLGCLGISNPNTAGLTLAPFTKNTGSASALMGAIQLGLGAIASFAVGIFVINSMVPMTIIMATTTITALIILQIGKRTIKVKH